The Rosa chinensis cultivar Old Blush chromosome 7, RchiOBHm-V2, whole genome shotgun sequence DNA segment caatttaattgaatgttatttggggaggtaagaagagttttctttttttttttccttttttttttctctttgttcttatttgtcttttcatatgacttgacaaagtctattaataattgaaaattttggaggtccaaatatcaaatttggaggtcaaacTAAAAccaccctttcaaaaaaaaaaaaaacgatcacctttttttttttttttacgaaaagtGGTCAGCCCATTATATAAAATTCAGCAagtagtacaaaaacgaaacatccctatggggtcgacagaaagaatcgttccttagagAACCCTAAAAACCTATTCCAAACTAGAATAAGACCTAGGAAACCCCCAGTACATCCACTTTTTAAAGCAAATATGCACAATTATTCCAAACAAAGATCATAGACTCCCTAAGCAAGAGAAGTAAAATGGATCCTCAGAGGAATTGATCTTTGTGAcctaaacaaaattaaatagcTGCAGACATTGGGAGAGGAGACTCCCCTTCCATGCCACCTTTCTTCATCTCACTCTTCACCTCAGAATGGAGCAGCACAGGTCCAACCTCACCCACACCATCTGCCTTGGCCTTCTCCCCCATACTCTTCCATTTCCTAGGCCTTTTCACTTGCCCTTCCAACTCAAGAATCCGAGCCACTTTGGGTTTATTTTTGCTTCCTTGAGGACGTCCAAGCTTTTTCTTCTTAGGAGACACCATAATCTTACCATCCTTGTGTTGTAACATCATAGTGATATTCTCTTCCACCTGTAACTCAGGAGTGGGGAGAGCTAGGTACCGTTTCCCAGTCTTAGTAAGCTCGAATGCTGCTTTCCATTTCGAACCTAACAGCACCGTGTCCAAAAGCACCCTTGGAAACGGTTTCTTTTCAACTTTCTTGGTGTCCAGAGCAACTACTCGAGGCACGGGTTTGGACGGCACCATTGAAACCTAGTTCCTAAAGCAATTCTCCACGTTCAGTCCAGCCATAATCTGATCGGTGCAAGAAGGAGTACCAGGGATTAAAGGAAGAACATTCCCTGCATCATGATGTGATGCATGAGCTTCCACTAGCACTACAAGAAAAAGGCTTATTTGCGACACTTATTTGCGACACGAGACGCGGCCCTCGCAAAAGTCTTTAATTTTAGGCGGAATTAAGCGCCCAAAGTTGGCGCCAATATATTTGCGTCCCCCATTAAATGCCGTCGCGTACACTGTCGTAAATAGGTAGAAAGTAAGGAGGGTTTTGTGACATAACTCAAAACACGTCATAtcagtaataaaaaaaaaaaaactgaacatcGATCTAAATCAGTTCCCATCCCGCCGTCTCCTATAGCTAGACGCGCATCAAGACTCTCTAAATCAGTTCCTATCCCGTCTCCTATAGCTAGACGGCAGaactctgtctctctctttctctcgctCGATCTCTCGCTCAAAGATGGTTCTTAACAATTCGGCCTCAGTTGCTATCACGACTACAGAATCAAGCAATGTTTTTATTGCGTTTATGGAGGTTTAAATTGATTGTAGGATTATTGCTCGTTATACCCTAATTTTCCCCTTTTCTTTCAAGTCTCTCTATCACTGCCCTAAATTAGTGATTTATGTTCGCCTCAGTCAGGTAATGTCATTCAATATATATATcgcttttttggttttctatggTGAGTCTTCTTTTTGTGATTCCTCTATTGTGAATTGATGAGGGTTTAGTTAGTGAGTCGTCTATGAAAGGGGAAGGTTGTGATTCATCTTTGTTGAAGACATTCAGTTTTGTGTTTGTTGTAAATTCCCAATTGCAATTTGTAGTGATCGACTTGGTATGTGTGAACCCATTTTGTGCTTCTGAAATTGAATGCGAGAAAGTTAGTCTTAAGTTTTTGGATGCATCCGGCCAACACTTAATGATCATTGAACTACCTCAATTTTAGTACATTGAAAGTTGCATAGTCATTGATTTTTCCTCATATGTTATGATTTCAGATTTACACATATACTTGTAAGTTTCTGGATGCATCAAGATTTTGTTTTGATAACTAAAAATTCTGTAGGAACCAATAGCCACCTGTGTTGTCACATTTTCAGGAACCACCACCATCTCCATACCTACACCATTCCCTTCCATCTGCACCAAGGGTTCCCTCGAAAAAGAACCCAATCCCGAGTTTCGCCCCTGACCCTCCAATGACAGTCCTGCCATcaccggccacctccggcggcTTTTGCATCAactcttccttttctttcatGAGAAAACCATCACATCCCAACACATCATGTTCAAAGAGTCCACAATCTCTACAAAACCCTTTCACCTTCTCATAAATCAAAGTAATATCCGGTTCAATCATAGAAGAGAACTCAAACAACATCTAAATACGTACCCGACGACAAGTATCCAAAATCAAGCGGATTCTCTGCTCCTCCTCCTTCCGATGGAGAGCCGTTTGATCAAACCGGATCACTTGCCCAATCACAGATCCGATGAGAGTTAGGGCGGCCTTGTTTCGAAGAGTTATCGGCAAACCTCTTACTGCCACCCATGTCTCCACACTTCACAGAGGGACTGCCTCCACATGACTGATTCCGTCATATTCACCTAGCAAGAGCATGGTGTTCCTATAGAACCAAGAGCCACCATGGAGAGCACGATCACGATCTGCTTCTCTAACAAATTGGAACAAGAAACGGTCACCGGCGTCTTGGACTATAATACCATATCTAATGCGCCATATAGAAGGAATTGTATTTTTGAAACCCGGAAACCTAGCTTTAGGTCCAAGAAGACAACCCACCATATAGTGATGGTCATCCTGCAGAGCCACTGTCCCTGCCAGACCTAAAGACACTCGAGCAGAGCCATTAGAACTGGGTACAAGGCTAGCAGTAGCCATGATCTAAAGATGAAAGATGACAAAGTTTTGTCGTAGAGAACCTACgataaccctagcagagagacGGCTAGGTCTGAATGATTTTTGATAACAAATGATCATGTTGGTACCGTAGGTTATTATCTCGACCCACTATTAGTACATTAATAACTCCATTATTATTTATGCCACGTGGAATATTTTCATAAGTATTTTGGTCCCTTCATGTTTTTTCCCAATTTGCTGGGCACCCAACAACCAAGTCACACCTACTCTCTTCACACAACACTAGCATTTTCACGTACTCTTCTTCTCCGAGTAAGCCAATGAAATTTGAGGAAGAGAATGAGTAAAAGAATAAATGAACCGTGATGGGCATAAAGATAGGCGTTCCTCCATGAATAGATATGATCACCAGCAATCAGTATTATTCATAGCGAGTATTATTTGGTTGAATGGGTAGATGATTGAATAGATATATATGATCACTCATCTTCCcattcaaagaagaagaaaaaacacacTTATAGCTATCGAGTATTATTTGGATTTTTATTAGGTCATACAAATTTCATACTAGCCCATAGCCCCATACTTGACGAATCTTTAGTATCATATTACTAAAGCAATTCGATTTCAAGCAATATTCCAATTCTTTTTTAGATCAACTTTCAGCTGTGCAAGAAGATTTTCAGGCAAAACCACAGTGACAGTTCGATCACCATTAACATCATCTCTATCCTTACCATATTTTGGCCCAGCAGGAAGCACCAAAACAACTCCTTCATCACCAACtccattaatggaataatttgCATAAACTGGCTTTTGCCCCTTCAATTCAAGTCCATAAATCTCTGCCGCTTCCAAATTCACAAATGTCAAGTTTGCCCCATATGCTATAAGGTCTGAAGATAACTCCCCACTTCCATTATTCCCCATCATTTCTTTAATCATGCCATTCTCATCTGCCCTTTTGTTCAAAATCAGCTCCACCAGTTCTGAGACCTCAGCCTCTGCAACTAAGAAATCTGCTTCAACTGTGCTCCACACCATCCCATTACTTAGAAATTTCATTCCTCTAGGGGATTTGTTTGTATAAACAATAGTCACCATCCTTGACTGTTCTGGGCTTTCCTTAATCTTGGACAAGGATTTCCATATGATTGCAGAAAGTACTTCAAAAGTTGAGACCTTAGCTGTTTGGTTTGAGAGAAAATGGTCCACTTTGTCTGTAGGAACATGAAAAGTGTGTGTCTTCATCTTGCAGCTGCTTGGTGTGAGCCATGAATCACCAACTGAATCAACCCTTTTAAAGGCATTTGGTGTTAGCTTGGGAAGTACTAGAAGTGGAAACTCAGATTTTGCTGGATCTGGCATGTGCTGAGACTTGAGTGGCATGTGACCTGCCATGATCTTCCCCCACAGGTTGAGGAATTCAGAGGCTGAAAATGCATCTCCAAGAACATTTGCCCAGCTAAGTCCCACTGACATTCCTCCACATTTGAACCATGTGAACTGCTTAGAAGTACGATATCAAACAACAGATACTATATATGGAATTAGATGTAGCTTTACTATCAAAAAAGTTAAGTTGCAAATTAGCTGCAATAAATTTTCTATAAAAGTCAAGTATCTTGAAAGTACTCATGCCGGGGTAGGCTCATCTCTTACTATCTATAAGCtgcaattatttttctttgtaataCACGACCAGATTATTACTGTATCGATATCGTAGAGGCCATTTTCATAATTGACAAGAGTAATGAGCTAGTGATTTTACCTGTACAAAGACCAAAGGAGAGAAACCAAGATCAGGATCACCAAGTGCTTGATTATAAGCCAGGCCATCAAACACAGAATCATCCTCCACAGCCATGGCCAACCATTCATCAATGGTTTCATCACAACATGCCTCCACAGTTCTTACACCGCCGTCGTTACACACGATGAAAGGCCGGCCTGTTCCGGATCTCCGGATCCTCCCAGAGACGGCGAAGTATAGTTGGAGCAGTTGGAACATAGGCTTCTTTAAGTCATTCACCGTAAGCCCCTCGACTGCATCACTTCTGAAAAAGTAGATCCCTTTGATGTAGTGAAGCTTCATAGCCAAGTCCATGTTGGTCAGCTCATGGACCTTGTGCTCTTGGCCGGTCACCGTGGCTGGGACAACCGTAGACAGCCTCATGCTGGACTTGAGGCAGTGGATGGTTTCAGGTGAtgacaccatttttagagaaaGAAATAAGGGAACCGATCGAGTCTGAACCCTGAAGCGTAGAATGGTACAATATATAGATCGAGATGATTTTTTTAGGCCGGTCTGCTTGGCATATCTTAATGAGGTCTTGTTGGGAGGGTGGGGATATTTAATTTCCTAGTCAGTAACTCAGTACCGACACATATCTTTAATGGATTTGGACAAGTCCATCTGCTGAGGTCCTGCACAGAACATAGGTATAATTGTATTAAGCTATTAATGCTCAAGTCAAATGCACATGCACATGCAGAGTGCACcttatttttaaatgaatattaatcGTGCCAAAATTCGGACCGCCTAACTCATTATGCAAGGGACTTATCCTACATACCATCTGTAAGTGCTAATTTAAATTTGATGCgacaagaattttttttttttttctttttgaataagCGACTAGAATTATGTTTATAAATAAAATGGGGTGTTTCTAAATGTATTGAGCAAAACTTGTAGTGCATCCAATAAATTGtttatatttaaatattttataaatttataattaaaCTCCAAAGTACGCCAATCAATGCACCCAATAAAACAGAATTTCCAGCATCGTGTTGTTGACTTGTGAGACAGTATTAGAATTATTaagagaatatatatgtatttaataGTTACCTTATAGGAATATGTTTTCTATATTAGGCTGTACTAACTTGTAGTACAATTGGTTGTATAGTACTTTAGTCTAGGGTTGTACAATCCTGCCCCTAACACAATTGTGAATAATACATCAGAAACTTCTCTCACAAATATTTCTCTTTCCAACTcaatatttgacttggtatcagagaaTCAGAGATCTGTGAGGACTTTGTCTCATTATTTGTTCATACTTCATTATTCTTTCCTCTTATTCTGAGGATTAATTTATGTTCTATCACTTTTCAGTGATTTGGATTATTCACTATTCTTTCATAAGACTCATAGGTTTTGTTCCCAAAtttttcaaaaccctaatttttccAAAACCCAATTTTTCGAAACTCCAGTCTTTTGTGTTAATTCCGCTGCACGTTGTTCTTCTTTCATAATGGCTAAACAAAAGGTAGAAGTCTAAAAGGAGGAATACCAGTAATTCAGGTATTAGAAAGTAGAAGTCTCTGTCCAAAATCTGGATTCTTCCTCAATTTCATTCGGAGAAGCAAAATTTAATGGACCCTGAAACTACCGCACATAAAAGAAGATGATCTCAGCCCATCTTCGTGGAATCCACAAGATGGGCTATATCACCGATACTATCAAGGCACCGGTGAATGAGAAGAGTGAAGATTATATGAAGTGGGAAGTTGCTGATGGACTTGTACTATCAATTTCATACAAGACCATGATTGATAAGGTGATCCAATTGATCATTGGGTGTGATACTGTTGTAGAAGTTTGGAAGACACTCAATGATCTTTACCTGAATGAATTTGACTTCTCTCAAATCTATGAGTTGTTGTGCAAGGCAACAAGGATGAAGTAGGATGGGCAGGCAGTTTCGGTGTTCTACAACGAGTTGAAGAATGTTTGGGTTGAGATTGATCAGCGGCGACTGAACAAATTGAAGAATGTTGAGGATATAATTTCATACCAAAAGTAGAAGGAGTTGGAACGAGTGCACCAGTTTTTGAGTGGATTGGATGCTAGGCATAACAATGCCAAGGGAGAACTACTTATCTACATCCCTAAGGATGACTCTCGAGAGGATAGAGCAAAGGTAATCCATTCAGAGATCTCTAGCTTAACCATCCAAGCCAAGCCCCAACGAGCTCAAGGTCCACCGCCTGGCTTCTCTACACCACCATCTGGATTTCACCCTATGACTCAAGGTTCTTCATCAGGAGCCAATTCTGGTGGGTCTGTATGCTAGCACTGCAATTCGTGTAGGCCCCACACGCCACATATCCGACCACCCAATTGGGCTGCAAGACTTATACGAAAATGTTCCTTACATCAATCCCAACCATTCTAAAAACAATAACAACGTCCAATTTTAAGTCTAGAAGTAGGAATTTACTGCGAAATGATTTGGGGTTGAAATCTTCAAACCCTCGATTCGTCCTTCACGTTAAGAATTGTCCAACACTGCTTGGAGGGTTTGATATACGTCGGAAAGGCTCCAAAACACAAGCGGTTTTGTCACTGATGGCTGCCGAAAATCAGAGCTCCAACAGGGTCGAGAGGGTTTTCACCTTGTTTCTCTTTCCTCATTGCGAATCGCCTCGAACCACCACCACAAACCTCGAGGGGAAGATGGCGTGGTTCAAAGGCACTGGTGGCGCGCCGTTAGGTGGTTGGACGACAGAGATATCAACAGGtctccgggttcgggtcggatCTTAAACCTGTTCGAGCTAAGAGAGAGTCTCGGTTAGGTTTTGGGtaatttctgaaaatggaaagttaccaaTTACTCTTTCGAAAGAGTAAATTTTAGTTTTtagaccataacttcttcatacaaatttCGATTTGAGCATACCACATGTCCCCAAACTCGGTTTAACGCGGTCTACAAGTTTCATGAAAAAAGTTTTCTAAAAAAGTATAtggaataaaaagtcaacttttgggTCTACTAAATGTTCAATACCAAGGTAAAAAGTTAAGTTCATTGTCGTTTACTATCcagatgactagtaaaccggtaaattaAGGTATAGGACGTAACATTGTCTCCATTCCTTCTTTCTGTAATCttcctgctcgtgtctttgACTATGTTGCTTTTGTTCACATACCAAAAAATCAGAAGTCAAAGTTGGGTGCCCAGGCTCTCAATAGCATCTTTATAGGTTATGGCTCTCATCAATAGGGCTACAAGTGTTATCATCCTCCTACACAAAGGTTCTAcatcaccattttttttttttttggtctccaTTCTATGAAGACATGTGTTGTAGACACCCAtacttttcttgtttattttattttgtcgtaCAACATATAAGACTACGTATTCGTAAGGTACAAAGGTATTCGCGCTTAGATAAGACTATGAGACTATTTTAAAGGATTAACAATTTagagaaaatccaatttgggtctagGAAACTTTTCTTGAAATACCGAGGCTTAGGAAAAGCCCAGAAAATTTTTCCAAAAAGATACGATGAAGTGTCAGAGAAATAAGGATGTTTGGAGTGGTATTTTCGAAGTGGGCTTgagagaaattaagagaaaaataaaatgggagcaGCCAAGCCCACTTGGCCCAAAAGGAAGGGCAAATTGGACTTTTTACACTAATCAAAGGGGAAGTATTTAAGGCTTCACATGACCAAACCCTAGCCTCAAAACTTCATTTTCTTACttcaccctctctctctctctctttgcgtTGCCAGCCGCCGCATCCCAGCCGAGCGCCGCCTCCGCCGGTACCCCAATcaacaccaaaattttcagattttctccAATTTATTCCCTCTATCCATTTCTCAAACGAAAATCGTGAGATTTAGCCATCCAATcatccaaaaaccctagaacccgaaATCAATTTGGGGGTTTTGTGATTTCTTCATTCCAAGTCCAAATCAAGGTAATCTCACTCCTAATCTAACCTCTATTCATCCGATCCATACTTATTTCTTATCAAAtttgagtttttgattttcaTTTGTGATTTTGGTGCATGAACCCGATTTTCCCTTAAACCATGAGGCTAGGCTAAgggtttggcaaggatttgTGGTAAGGATCTATCCCATGCAACCTTatttcgagtttttggttgtgATGTTAACTTTTGGACAGATTTACAGGTGAAGAAGGctaaggaggaggagaggccgtgagtttttggagaagaaaggGTACGGATTGGGTTTTGGATAAACCCTTGAATTTTTGGAGTTGTTTTGTTGATTTTACACTTTGTTGAGTTATTTTGTTGGTGGAAAATTGTGAAGGGTGGGATCTTTGAGGAGGATTTATTAGTTTAGTTTTCAAAGTGTTGGGAATTTGTGTTGAAGATTTTGGTGGTTTTTGTTGTGTaattttgaccaaaagaaaaagaaagggaagaagaaaagaagagtctttattttggaagaaaaaaataaagaaagggttattatcacaaatggtacctaaactatacctcaatcttatcgatgatacctgaacttcaattttgatcacaaccaatacccgaacttttcgatttcattttaaatggtacctagagccacctccggtcactattctgactaaaaactgcatgggaggcaatcatagtgatgatttttgatgatttcaagggttgcaatcatatatagtgatgattttttgtaatagacttgccttgaacttgtttttttttttttttttttttagatttggcttttttggccggaatagtgaccgaatgtggccttaggtaccatttaaaatgaaatcgaaaagttcgggtactggttgtgatcaaaattgaagttcaggtaccatcgataaaatagaatataagttcaggtaccatttgtgataataacccataaAGAAATGAGTAAAAGTTGAATTAAAGGGGTTTTACCatggtaaagtggtaaaaagtgaaaagggtgaaagtaaaggtaaaatCGGTGAAAGgaggtaaaagtgaaagtaaagagaTAAAAACTACGGTAAAAGTAAAAAGGTGAAAAATGAGGAGTAAAAGAGTAAAAGTAGAAGTcaaactttatttataattatttacttatttatttctaaaataaataagaaataatgaTAAATAAAGGTGTACTTGGTCAAAAGTCAGAAGTCAAATGTCAAAAGTCAACTTCAAGGGTTGACCAACCTCATAAAACGCGAGGATCGACTTGACTTTGGTCGCTCGGATTGGCGATAGTTTAATGGAGCAATAAGGatgttttcctttttaagaaagaagttagtttcccaaattggtaaaagttgaaataaataataaatagcctcactaaaataaaaatgatttagtATGCGCGATTATTTAGAGTTAGTCACgatgtttacctggataattacttacaaactaattaagtaatggttcaggaaacaatatcgttaaggaagcttaagcggaaagcaccggaatgtggaatacgccgacatttccaggtagggtgagttgTCTCTTCCTTGTTAGAGACTTTTCTATAtacgtggaatgctctagtataatagtACATTTCCTGTAAATaagtttttggttgttcattagtcgatacCTCATGATATctgtgttttcataactgataattgttgattgcgaaaaccgaggctagacttgtgtgttgagatactgtaccccacTGTATGTATGTGCTTGTGATCTAAAAGTGAATGGGTCCTAGACGCGTTGATTCCTAGtcatcccacggtgtcgataaccgtgaatcttcggagggggctgtgctcctatgtgcATCGAGGAAAGATAAGTACCAACGGTGAACCAATCATAGGACACTCAGGGCcaagaaatggacactttcgctactggTATTGACAAGGActatagagtagttggccggttctcaaAGAATGAAGAACCGGTAGGTCACCGATTATTTTAGATTAGCCGGCAAGTAAGTATCTcagagctccaagttgtgtgaagcatgttgCATATGATTTTCTGAAAAAGACAACAATGATTGTTTTTGCTTGTATTTATTTTAGTCGATTTTACAAATGCACACAATCTATATTCTAGTAGTTATGTTCTACttattagttttcaaacctaactaaggttagcgaggacgaaatgctGACCCCTACATTTCATCTT contains these protein-coding regions:
- the LOC112175296 gene encoding protein ECERIFERUM 2, whose product is MVSSPETIHCLKSSMRLSTVVPATVTGQEHKVHELTNMDLAMKLHYIKGIYFFRSDAVEGLTVNDLKKPMFQLLQLYFAVSGRIRRSGTGRPFIVCNDGGVRTVEACCDETIDEWLAMAVEDDSVFDGLAYNQALGDPDLGFSPLVFVQFTWFKCGGMSVGLSWANVLGDAFSASEFLNLWGKIMAGHMPLKSQHMPDPAKSEFPLLVLPKLTPNAFKRVDSVGDSWLTPSSCKMKTHTFHVPTDKVDHFLSNQTAKVSTFEVLSAIIWKSLSKIKESPEQSRMVTIVYTNKSPRGMKFLSNGMVWSTVEADFLVAEAEVSELVELILNKRADENGMIKEMMGNNGSGELSSDLIAYGANLTFVNLEAAEIYGLELKGQKPVYANYSINGVGDEGVVLVLPAGPKYGKDRDDVNGDRTVTVVLPENLLAQLKVDLKKNWNIA